The following is a genomic window from Candidatus Liberimonas magnetica.
AATTAAAGAATAAAATCGCACCACCCGTTTTTATTTCGTCATCATAGATTACCCAGTCTCCGTTCGTATCCCAGATACCTATAGCGTTTGAATCAGCGGGGTTTATAAGTTTTTTAACAGGATTTTTTTCACACCCTGTAAAAAAAATGAATATAATTAACAAAATGATTTTATTTTGCATAAACTCCATTTTATTATCAGTCTTAAATGTACTGATAATCAACTAAAACACCCACGGATCATGCATGAAGTATTTTGTTTTTCTGCATGAGCTGCGGATTTTTCTGCATAACTTCCAGAATTAATACTCGTACTGAATATCGTCCAAATAAATCGTGAAGCCATTTGGGTTGTCATCTTTTGATGCTGCAAAGCAATATCCGCCGATAACATTCGTCAGATCCGCACCGACTAAATTAATACTGTATTTCTCCCATTTATTTGTTAAAGTAACAGGCCCTATGCTTTTTGAATCCGTATCACCGTATTCTCCCGTAATACCACCCATCTTAAATTCTGATATTATCTCTCCGCCTTTTTCTCCCTTTGCCCAGAAAGTAAGGGCTTTTGCGCCGGTTAGATTTAATCCGCCTTTTTTATTTGTGCCCCAGTTGCCGTTAGGGTACTGCCAGTAGATTCCACCCCAACCTGCGTTCTGCTTCATTTCACCTGAATAAGTTATTTTAATGCATGTCTTTCCGCTGTGCGGGTTTTCCGCATAATCTGATTTTATTTTAATATCTCCGAAATCGCCCATCCAACCAGTAGGCGCATAATGATTGTCTTTTGAAGCAGAATCATTATACACAACTAGTACTTTGGGAGTTTCAGATGCAGCAGGGGCTGCCGCTTCCGCCGGAGCCGGAGTTGTTACTGCGGTTGGAGTTGTTGTTGCTGCAGGAGTTGCGGTAGAAGTTTGTGCTGCCTGAACAGCTTCAGGAGCAGGGGCTGCTTTTTCTTTTTTGTTTTTTTTGCTCTTTACTGCAGCAAAAGCAGGGCCGCACATGCCGAATACAAGAATTGCGGCAATTAACAAATACAGGTGCTTTTTCATCTTATTATCTCCTTTTATTTCATCCCCGTAATACGGGAACAGTTTTTTTCTTTCAAGTTATTAGGAAAGCTTAAAATCTTAATAACGTTTTTTTAGGGCTGTTTCTTTACTTGTTATTTTAAGATTATCACCTCCACTCTTCTGTTTGCTTCGCGCCCTTTTTCTAATTTGTTAGAAGCAACGGGTTTCTTGCTGCCATAGCCTTTAACCTCTATACGTTCAGCATCGATACCGGCATTTATAAAAAAATTTGCAACGCTCTGAGCTCTTTTCTCGGAAAGTCGTTGATTATAAGAATCTCTTCCGACATCATCGGTGTAACCTTCAACAACGATTTTGTTTTTTGATTCTATTTTCAAAACCTCTGACATCTTATTCATTACCCTTTCTGAACCGGGACTAAGCTCGCTTTCATTAGAATCAAAAAGCACTGTTGAAGTCAAAACAAGGCCTCTTGAATCTTCGCTTATTTTCATTTCATCCGAGACATCCTTCAATATATCTTTAGCGGCTTCTGAAACATTTTTTATCTGAGGCTGCGGCGATGCAGGAACATTAGGTTTTGCTGCATCTTTTGCGATATTTTCTATGACCGGTTTTTTTACTACACCTTTGTATTTTTTTTCTTCGGAACCAAGATATGCGGTAACCGGCCCGAAATAAATCTTTACAAAACATCTCACTTCGTCATAATCGCCCAGCTCAGGTGCGAGGTATTTATAATCTATTTCTTTTACCCCTGTGTACTCGACTCCCGCTGTGAGATAATCGCCAAATTTCCTGCTTAAGCTGAACTGGTACAATTTATCTATCGCCTCGCCAAAATCACTGTGCCATTGTTCCGGGCCCCAGACATCCTGCCCGTATCGCAATTTAACTGTATAAAACTTGTTTTGGCAGGAAATACCAGTTGTAACATAATCAGTTATCGGCTTTTCTTTCACATCGGACAAAGTATATGCCAGGCTGCTGCTTGCAAGAGCTTCCCCGAAACCTAAATCATAAAATATTCTCCATTTATGCGTATTTATTATGCTTATTAGTTTAAATGCCCCTATATACCCATTCGTAGGCCATGCGCCTGTGGCTCCATACGGTTCCCATACCATATTACCTTGTTCATCATAGAAAAGCAGCCTGTCGGTATTAGAAGGGTATCTGGTTAAAGTATAATTTGCCGCAAAAGATAATTTAGCATTTTCTTTTTTGTTCAAATTCCATTCATCCAGAACATTAGGCTGGTAATAATAAAACGGCGTATTCGGAGTAGGGTCAAAAGAGAGTGTGAACGACAATATGCTTGCCTCACGGTTATCCCAAGCATAATTCCAGCCTACCCAGAAAGGGCTTTCCGGCCCTCTTGGTTCAAAAAGTGCCGGGCCCTTATTTGAAGCAGTACCCTGGTATACCAGGGGTATAGGGCCTAAAAGCGGTTTCCTGTATTTATAGCCTATGGTGCTATTGATATTATTTGATATACGGCGATCAAATTGAGTAGATATTTCCTGTTTATTCCCGGCTACCAGCCCTAAATAACTGTATTGTAAATTTATGCTGTCAAAAATGAATCCGGGCAGGAGTTTAAATTTTGTGCTTATGCCCAGAGCATCGCTTGAATTTGTAGTCCCTGTTTTCTTTAAGTAGTTCGTGCCCAGAAACCCTAGGGAGTTCCCGGTTTCTTCTACATAGGTATAATCCCTGTTCAGCCTGAACGGCTGATATAAAAAACCTAACTGGAAATCGTCATATTTCGTGCTTAACTCAAAGGAGCGCATTCTTTCATCCGGGTCACCGTAAGGTATTATGTTGTCAACATAGATAAGGTGGTTATTTAAGCCTAATATTTTAATACTATAATTCAAATAATACCCTTTTCTATAATTCCAGACGGCTTCAGGGCCATAAACAATTTCCAACTTACTCTGTTTTCCCCTGATAACCGCCCCATAACCTTCGGGGACCGGCCGGCCGGAAACTCTAAGGTACCTGTCGGTCTCAAACTGTTCCGGATAAAGATTAAAAAGATCTCCTTTGTCTCCCCAATGGTAATGGCCGATACCTCGAAAATAATTTAAATGGAACCAACCCCTGTTATAACTTATATCGGCACTGGTCCAGCTAAAGTTATTATTGTCAAGGCTTAGTTTATGTTCAAAGTTTACAGGCATCCAGTACCTGTCAGCGTAGTCTTTTATGAATTCAAAACCTAGATCTCCATTTATATATTTATTCGGGTTAAAATTTACGCTTAAATTAAGAGTTTCTCCTGATACATTGCTCCAGGAATTGGTTGTATGCGAAGACGGATTATAGGTATAGTTGTAGTTTATCCCCTTATAACTTGCCTTTGAAGAATCCCAATTGTCTCCGAGTTTGTGGCTGTAATAATCAATATCCAGATCTCCTTTAATTGATAAATAACCTTCCGTAGATAGATTGACAGCGTAGCTAGTTGATAACGCAATAAAAATGACTAGCAAAGCTGCAGAGAGCCTTGATTTTCTCATAATTTAATATTTTACCTATTTTTTGATAATCCGTCAATAAATTTATACTTGTAAAAAACCTTAACTATCTGCAATATACAAAACAATCCTTAACCGGGTTTATCTATATTTTTCCCAGGCTTTTTCAAGTCCAAAATATGCCTGCCTGAGCTGCCTTAAGAAAGGGCTGTCCGAACCGTCACCCTGGCTGGTTATGCCCAGCCACTCTTCATAGCTGTATCCGTCAAGAAAAGGTGCGCCGAACTGGGAGACTACATCATGTTTGGACGGGTCGGTAGCAGGCCCGCCTTTCCACCATTCATCGCACCATTCAAACAAAAATCCGCCCAGGGCATTTCCTGCGCCTAAGCCTGCAAAATTGTTTTCCATATCTTTCCAATTACTTACAAGGTATTTAGCCTGAGCTTCTTCTGATTTTTCCTGCGGCCAGGAATGATGGTATGCCGAACATCCGTATTCGGTTATAAGAACAGGTTTTTCATAGACCTCGCTTACGTCCGTCCAAATGGAACCGAAACCTTGTTCTCCCCTATAGGCATTGGCACCGTATATATCCAGGTCCGGCGCATTTTTAGCACAATAATCCAGAAACAATGTATCGCCGTTACATAGAGCAACGGGCCTCCTGTGTGGGTCCAGGGATTTAATCAAAAGAGCCGCTTTATTTACAAACTTATAATAGGCTTCAGGCTGTAATTTGGCCCTGCAGCCATGGCCTTCGAATTTGCCTTTTTCGCCGACAGCAGCATAATTATTTTCATTCCCTATTATCCACATAAGGATATACGGCTCATTCCTGTATTCCTCAACCATTTTTCTTACGCTATCAAGCATATTATTCTGCTGCTTCTCATTTGTATAATCAGTGCCTACGTACCAGTCTGCACCGGAGGCATAACAATACATCCCTATCATGTCGCCGACCGCATACATAAATCCGTATTTTTTATACCCCTCCATCAAAAGGTCCTTGTTAAGGCCGTAATGGTCGTACAACCTCAGGGTATTTACTCCCATAGCTTTCATTAGCTTAAAATCACCGACAACCTCTTCGTCCGAATCTCTTTTATTATTTTTGTTTTTGTCCACCCAGGCTTCATAAGGCCCGTCTATTATGCCGTCCTTATTCTTATCTTCAAACATCCAATCGCGGGATACGTTCAGGGTCCTTCCTTCCGGAGTG
Proteins encoded in this region:
- a CDS encoding OmpA family protein — its product is MRKSRLSAALLVIFIALSTSYAVNLSTEGYLSIKGDLDIDYYSHKLGDNWDSSKASYKGINYNYTYNPSSHTTNSWSNVSGETLNLSVNFNPNKYINGDLGFEFIKDYADRYWMPVNFEHKLSLDNNNFSWTSADISYNRGWFHLNYFRGIGHYHWGDKGDLFNLYPEQFETDRYLRVSGRPVPEGYGAVIRGKQSKLEIVYGPEAVWNYRKGYYLNYSIKILGLNNHLIYVDNIIPYGDPDERMRSFELSTKYDDFQLGFLYQPFRLNRDYTYVEETGNSLGFLGTNYLKKTGTTNSSDALGISTKFKLLPGFIFDSINLQYSYLGLVAGNKQEISTQFDRRISNNINSTIGYKYRKPLLGPIPLVYQGTASNKGPALFEPRGPESPFWVGWNYAWDNREASILSFTLSFDPTPNTPFYYYQPNVLDEWNLNKKENAKLSFAANYTLTRYPSNTDRLLFYDEQGNMVWEPYGATGAWPTNGYIGAFKLISIINTHKWRIFYDLGFGEALASSSLAYTLSDVKEKPITDYVTTGISCQNKFYTVKLRYGQDVWGPEQWHSDFGEAIDKLYQFSLSRKFGDYLTAGVEYTGVKEIDYKYLAPELGDYDEVRCFVKIYFGPVTAYLGSEEKKYKGVVKKPVIENIAKDAAKPNVPASPQPQIKNVSEAAKDILKDVSDEMKISEDSRGLVLTSTVLFDSNESELSPGSERVMNKMSEVLKIESKNKIVVEGYTDDVGRDSYNQRLSEKRAQSVANFFINAGIDAERIEVKGYGSKKPVASNKLEKGREANRRVEVIILK